CAAAGAAATAGTCAACGGCTTGAGGAAGGTGAACCTATGAGTGCCGGCATAATTCGTTCTATTCGCGACCTGGTGGTCATGGTTCAATTTGACGAAGATGGTCCGGAAAGTGGCGAAGTTTTGATGCCCAAAAGCGCTCGCCGCGGTATGCTGCTGGTTAATCACTTAGCCGATAATAACATTGCCGTTTGTTTGAACATCATGGGCGATACCACGCTACAAAAAAACATGGAAGTCGAGAAAACTGGTAAGGGAGTTGAGATTCCGGTTGGCAATCCGACCATTGGCCGTGTTTTTGACGCTATGGGTCAGCCTTTGGACGGCCTGGAGCCGCCCAAAGGCGAGCTCAAGACCAAAGACATTATGCAGTTGCCGCCGCGGGCCGTATCTTTCAAAGCCGGCAAAGCCGAAATTTTGGAAACAGGCATCAAGGTTATCGACTTTTTCACTCCCTTTGTAAAAGGTCGCAAGATTGGTGTTATTGGTGGAGCTGGCGTTGGTAAAACCGTGCTAACCATGGAGATGATTCACAATATTGCCAAAAGCGGGCAGGGACTTGGCTTCTTTGCTGGCATTGGTGAGCGTATTCGCGAAGGCCATGAGCTTTACCAAACTCTTAAAGAAAACGATCTGCTAAAAAACACCTGCATGTATTTCGGGCAGATGGATCAGAATCCGGTGCAACGCGTGCTGGTGGGTTTGAGCGCCGTAGCTAGTGCTGAGCACTTTCGCGACGCCGAGAAAAAAGACATACTGTTTTTTGCTGATAATATGTACCGCTATGTTCAGGCTCGCAACGAACTATCGACCATATTGGAACAAATCCCTAGCGAGGGCGGCTATGAGCCAACGATCTTTTCTGATATTAAGACTTTGCAGGATCGCTTGAGCTCCAACGAAAACGGCTCGATTACCGCGGTGCAAACTATTTATGTGCCAGCCGACGATTTAAGCGATCCGGCCGTGCAAAT
This window of the Candidatus Saccharimonadales bacterium genome carries:
- a CDS encoding F0F1 ATP synthase subunit beta (Produces ATP from ADP in the presence of a proton gradient across the membrane. The beta chain is a regulatory subunit); this encodes MSAGIIRSIRDLVVMVQFDEDGPESGEVLMPKSARRGMLLVNHLADNNIAVCLNIMGDTTLQKNMEVEKTGKGVEIPVGNPTIGRVFDAMGQPLDGLEPPKGELKTKDIMQLPPRAVSFKAGKAEILETGIKVIDFFTPFVKGRKIGVIGGAGVGKTVLTMEMIHNIAKSGQGLGFFAGIGERIREGHELYQTLKENDLLKNTCMYFGQMDQNPVQRVLVGLSAVASAEHFRDAEKKDILFFADNMYRYVQARNELSTILEQIPSEGGYEPTIFSDIKTLQDRLSSNENGSITAVQTIYVPADDLSDPAVQMIQHELDGTLVLSRKVAEQGIRPSVDLIRSSSSLLAPDIVGERHYNLSVKVQALVQKHESLKSIIAIIGENELSPADRADFAKAKQLIEFFSQNMFVTEYMSDKKGEYFTREDTLKGVESIINS